One genomic window of Haliotis asinina isolate JCU_RB_2024 chromosome 4, JCU_Hal_asi_v2, whole genome shotgun sequence includes the following:
- the LOC137281592 gene encoding sn-1 acyl-lipid omega-3 desaturase (ferredoxin)-like: MKLGEPKKGDTSWWQILLNVFLVTLVTEEKAETSEDGVTDANDEHSDPLGKVRLPRKLPSIVEIKRKLPVSCFDPRVSTSLYYAVKDAVFIATLYVLGELMWNYLPLIPFLALTPVFWFAQGTLFTAVFVVGHDCGHGSFSHHPFLNDVVGTVFHTFLLAPYFTWKVSHKHHHKNTGNIDKDEVFYPVRKSDSRGEVALPWFGLGAGWYGYLIRGYKPRQVCHINPFQPIFSKHVTACIITLVAMAIWCSCLYSYAVAFGFWKLFYHYIVPDLVFATYIVIITFLHHTEDEIPWYSDHLWSNVRGQLSSVDRHYGLIHDVIHNIGTHQIHHLFPKIPHYRLEEATRHFRKEFPDLVKSRDERILLAFARMFKKYVKQSVISDDTEVHLYK; encoded by the exons AT GAAATTGGGTGAACCTAAGAAAGGAGACACTTCATGGTGGCAGATCCTACTTAACGTATTTCTTGTTACCTTGGTAACGGAAGAGAAAGCTGAAACGTCAGAAGACGGTGTTACCGATGCAAATGACGAGCACAGCGACCCACTTGGCAAGGTCCGGTTACCAAGGAAACTGCCGTccattgtagaaataaagaggAAGCTGCCTGTGTCCTGTTTTGATCCCAGAGTCTCCACATCATTGTATTACGCCGTCAAGGACGCTGTTTTCATCGCTACGCTATATGTCCTCGGAGAGCTGATGTGGAATTACCTTCCCTTAATTCCTTTTCTGGCCTTGACCCCTGTGTTTTGGTTCGCGCAGGGCACCCTTTTCACAGCAGTGTTTGTCGTCGGGCACGACTGCGGCCATGGGTCCTTCTCGCACCACCCTTTTCTCAACGACGTCGTTGGGACGGTGTTCCACACGTTCCTACTGGCGCCGTACTTTACTTGGAAGGTGTCACACAAGCACCATCATAAGAATACCGGCAACATAGACAAGGATGAAGTCTTCTATCCGGTCAGGAAATCGGACAGTAGGGGTGAAGTCGCTCTTCCTTGGTTTGGGCTTGGAGCAGGGTGGTATGGGTACCTGATTCGCGGCTACAAGCCACGCCAGGTTTGTCATATCAACCCCTTCCAACCCATCTTCTCCAAACACGTCACTGCATGCATCATCACTTTGGTTGCCATGGCGATATGGTGCTCGTGTCTGTATTCGTACGCCGTCGCGTTTGGATTTTGGAAGTTGTTTTACCACTACATAGTTCCCGATCTCGTCTTCGCCACatacattgtcatcattaccttTCTCCATCACACCGAGGATGAGATCCCCTGGTACTCTGACCATCTGTGGAGCAACGTCCGGGGCCAACTTAGCTCCGTTGACCGACACTACGGACTCATTCACGACGTCATCCACAACATCGGGACACATCAGATCCACCACCTCTTCCCAAAAATCCCGCACTACCGTCTAGAAGAGGCCACACGTCACTTCCGGAAGGAGTTTCCAGATCTCGTGAAATCACGCGATGAACGCATTTTACTAGCTTTTGCCCGCATGTTCAAGAAGTATGTCAAGCAGAGCGTTATATCTGATGACACTGAAGTCCATCTATACAAGTAG